Proteins from a single region of Amycolatopsis sp. CA-230715:
- the eccD gene encoding type VII secretion integral membrane protein EccD: protein MTVVAPRTRIDVALPADVAVADLLPMLLDMAKEATPDGGARHGGWALAKLGDAPLDPSRTLASLGIVDGELLQLRRRNENPPPPLYDDVVDAIAESDPDSFRPWTKETARKIGHIAGGLALVFAALALFMGGSLYGGSAVASAVAGGVGAIACLAIGATLAKAYQMEATGVVVAAAGGLPFAFVAGFYSVPGLSMRANLLLACGLLVILAGVAILVMGSGITTFIAAATAGVIGVIAFGVATLIAHPAAGIAAGTTAVALGCISILPRATIWLAKLPLPHVPGSAEELKEDSGFPDYTAIERRTNTAHNYMTGLLIGCGVAAALSAIIASSSSSVFGIIMGVVATLVLLLRGRAYANGSQAIALLATGMLAAAGIMVNWLFTQDTFGRLLWVFGSLVLIAAAALVVGVVFPNQRFSPPLRRTVEIIEAVCIATVLPLALAVMDLYSTLRHINLGN from the coding sequence GTGACGGTGGTGGCCCCACGCACCCGGATCGACGTGGCGCTTCCCGCCGACGTCGCGGTCGCCGACCTGCTGCCGATGCTGCTGGACATGGCGAAGGAAGCCACACCGGACGGCGGCGCGCGGCACGGCGGCTGGGCGCTCGCCAAGCTCGGCGACGCCCCGCTGGACCCGAGCCGCACCCTCGCCTCGCTCGGCATCGTCGACGGCGAGCTGCTGCAGCTGCGCCGCCGCAACGAGAACCCGCCGCCTCCGCTCTACGACGACGTCGTCGACGCGATCGCCGAATCGGACCCGGACAGCTTCCGGCCGTGGACGAAGGAAACAGCGAGGAAGATCGGGCACATCGCGGGCGGGCTCGCGCTCGTGTTCGCGGCGCTGGCCCTGTTCATGGGCGGTTCGCTCTACGGCGGCAGCGCGGTCGCGTCCGCGGTGGCCGGTGGCGTCGGTGCCATCGCCTGCCTCGCGATCGGCGCGACGCTCGCGAAGGCCTATCAAATGGAAGCGACCGGGGTCGTCGTCGCGGCCGCGGGCGGGTTGCCGTTCGCCTTCGTCGCGGGCTTCTACAGCGTGCCCGGCCTGTCCATGCGTGCGAACCTCCTCCTCGCCTGCGGCTTGCTGGTGATCCTCGCCGGTGTCGCGATCCTCGTGATGGGCTCGGGCATCACCACGTTCATCGCGGCGGCGACCGCCGGGGTCATCGGGGTGATCGCGTTCGGCGTCGCGACCTTGATCGCGCATCCCGCGGCCGGGATCGCGGCTGGCACGACCGCGGTGGCGCTGGGCTGCATCTCGATCCTGCCGAGGGCGACCATCTGGCTGGCGAAGCTGCCGCTGCCGCACGTGCCGGGCAGCGCCGAGGAGCTCAAGGAAGATTCCGGCTTCCCGGACTACACGGCCATCGAGCGCCGCACGAACACCGCGCACAACTACATGACCGGGCTCCTGATCGGCTGCGGTGTCGCGGCCGCGCTGTCCGCGATCATCGCGTCGAGCTCCTCGAGCGTGTTCGGGATCATCATGGGCGTCGTCGCGACGCTCGTGCTGCTGCTGCGCGGGCGCGCCTACGCCAACGGCAGCCAGGCGATCGCGCTGCTCGCCACCGGCATGCTGGCCGCGGCGGGCATCATGGTGAACTGGCTGTTCACCCAGGACACGTTCGGCAGGCTGCTGTGGGTGTTCGGGTCGCTCGTGCTCATCGCGGCCGCCGCGCTCGTGGTCGGTGTCGTCTTCCCGAACCAGCGTTTCTCGCCGCCGCTGCGGCGTACCGTCGAGATCATCGAGGCCGTGTGCATCGCGACCGTCCTCCCGCTCGCGCTCGCGGTGATGGACCTGTACTCGACGCTGCGGCACATCAACCTCGGCAACTGA
- a CDS encoding type VII secretion-associated serine protease mycosin, protein MPATRYSKGARVRSLKVPGRVTAATLAATVAVLGPGLTPVTAEAQPSNSGTWKPPPLSGTAPPDDGGGHGPIAYEKSKECVKRKLGASVQVQNAPWGQDYLQIRQAQQLAVAKRGSAGGGIRVAVIDTGVRAHPGLADRLEPGGDYVTPTGDGTEDCDGHGTEVAGIIAGKTGPDIGFTGVAPDAHIVTIRQSSQNYKKPDKTAAPPAPPSTGTPPPGGSGQPQPPSQSQLPPSQSGGGPAAEGTGPQQQGGGGGRQQGDGEGSAGTVDTLAMAVRHAADSANMVGGVINMSVDNCRPSFNGAITPGERKLQAAIHYAVAEKNIVVVAAAGNKSEGCPQNDQADPNQPKTIVTPPWFNNEVLSVGAIDSTGGIADFSIRGPWVSVAAPGTDIISLDPAEGSSELANQTIENGKEQTIQGTSFAAPYVSGVVALVRAQFPNLTAAQVMHRITSTAQHPGANGGRDNFVGYGVVNPIAALTAIVPEEEGITLPGNPPPDNSLPELPTKNWTPMVVALAGTGGGLVALLITLFVVHTIRRNRPEGSSTQNPA, encoded by the coding sequence ATGCCAGCTACGCGCTACAGCAAGGGGGCGCGCGTGCGTTCATTGAAGGTTCCCGGCCGGGTCACGGCCGCCACGCTCGCGGCGACCGTCGCAGTGCTCGGTCCCGGCCTCACCCCGGTGACCGCCGAGGCACAGCCGTCGAACTCCGGAACGTGGAAGCCGCCGCCGCTGTCCGGCACGGCGCCGCCCGACGACGGCGGCGGACACGGTCCCATCGCGTACGAGAAGTCGAAGGAATGCGTCAAGCGGAAGCTCGGTGCATCCGTCCAGGTGCAGAACGCGCCGTGGGGGCAGGACTACCTCCAGATCAGGCAGGCGCAGCAGCTCGCCGTGGCCAAGCGGGGCAGCGCGGGCGGCGGCATCAGGGTCGCGGTGATCGACACCGGCGTCCGGGCGCATCCCGGTCTCGCCGACCGGCTCGAACCGGGCGGCGACTACGTCACCCCGACCGGTGACGGCACCGAGGACTGCGACGGGCACGGAACCGAGGTCGCCGGCATCATCGCCGGGAAGACCGGCCCCGACATCGGGTTCACGGGTGTCGCGCCGGACGCGCACATCGTCACGATCCGGCAGTCGAGCCAGAACTACAAGAAACCGGACAAGACGGCCGCGCCCCCTGCTCCTCCTTCGACGGGGACGCCGCCTCCGGGCGGTTCCGGCCAGCCGCAGCCCCCGTCGCAGTCGCAGCTACCGCCGAGTCAGAGCGGCGGAGGTCCCGCCGCCGAGGGCACCGGGCCGCAGCAACAGGGTGGCGGCGGCGGGCGTCAGCAGGGCGACGGCGAAGGCAGCGCCGGGACCGTGGACACCTTGGCGATGGCGGTGCGGCACGCGGCCGATTCCGCCAACATGGTCGGCGGCGTGATCAACATGTCGGTCGACAACTGCCGTCCTTCGTTCAACGGCGCCATCACCCCTGGCGAGCGCAAGCTGCAGGCCGCGATCCACTACGCCGTGGCCGAGAAGAACATCGTGGTGGTGGCCGCGGCGGGCAACAAGTCCGAAGGGTGCCCGCAGAACGACCAGGCGGACCCGAACCAGCCGAAGACCATCGTGACGCCGCCGTGGTTCAACAACGAGGTGCTCTCCGTCGGCGCGATCGACAGCACCGGCGGGATCGCCGACTTCAGTATCAGGGGCCCCTGGGTGAGTGTCGCGGCGCCCGGCACCGACATCATCTCGCTCGACCCCGCGGAAGGCTCGTCGGAACTGGCCAACCAGACCATCGAGAACGGCAAGGAACAGACGATCCAGGGCACCAGCTTCGCCGCCCCGTACGTTTCGGGCGTGGTGGCGCTGGTGCGGGCGCAGTTCCCCAACCTCACCGCCGCGCAGGTGATGCACCGGATCACGAGCACCGCGCAGCACCCCGGCGCGAACGGGGGGCGGGACAACTTCGTCGGCTACGGGGTGGTGAACCCGATCGCCGCGCTGACCGCGATCGTGCCCGAGGAGGAGGGCATCACGCTGCCGGGCAACCCACCGCCGGACAACAGCCTGCCCGAGCTGCCGACGAAGAACTGGACTCCGATGGTGGTCGCGCTGGCGGGCACCGGCGGCGGACTCGTCGCCCTGCTCATCACCCTCTTCGTGGTGCACACGATCCGACGGAACCGCCCCGAAGGCAGCAGCACCCAAAACCCCGCGTAA
- a CDS encoding endo-1,4-beta-glucanase: MTVTTNGDELRSEAGGHLTYLSELASQLGTTDIVEQYFDPVLGQWSDLRAEARRWRAAGEIAGQAATDVDEPLGSLDAVWEGANADAFVAYVREITLAGGAVEDVFDSMADALDELATGLSQIGRDLTDLMIDTAAVVSESASLPVGGEERARKQLVAARQAAKQLHDSMSDVLDGFAEFCAGVEDGRTTGAGIDLAHRYPDERFVLGETRPQPKPPAAGERDSSAGVVGGHLTMYDWTEDDTSADGATLASAAHESPDHGDAGVGHQTAAVPPAEHAPGVAVPEVEAAPQGQPRGAQGAPMMGMVPMGMGGLGQAGAERQRKGNARPQTDPKELFGKPERVAPPVIGKD, from the coding sequence ATGACCGTGACGACGAACGGGGACGAGCTGCGGTCCGAAGCCGGCGGGCACCTGACGTACCTGTCCGAACTCGCGTCCCAGCTCGGCACCACGGACATCGTGGAGCAGTACTTCGATCCCGTGCTCGGGCAGTGGTCGGACCTCCGCGCTGAGGCGCGACGATGGCGCGCCGCGGGGGAGATCGCCGGGCAGGCCGCGACCGATGTAGACGAGCCGCTCGGCTCGCTGGACGCGGTGTGGGAGGGAGCGAACGCGGACGCATTCGTCGCATACGTTCGCGAGATCACCCTCGCGGGCGGCGCGGTCGAAGACGTCTTCGACTCGATGGCGGACGCACTCGACGAACTGGCGACTGGGCTCTCGCAGATCGGCCGTGACCTGACCGACCTCATGATCGACACCGCCGCGGTCGTGTCCGAATCGGCCAGCCTGCCGGTCGGCGGGGAAGAACGGGCGCGGAAGCAGCTGGTAGCTGCGAGGCAAGCAGCCAAGCAGCTGCACGACTCCATGAGTGATGTACTCGACGGCTTCGCCGAATTCTGTGCCGGCGTCGAAGACGGCAGGACGACCGGCGCCGGGATCGACCTCGCCCACCGGTATCCCGACGAACGGTTCGTGCTCGGGGAAACACGGCCCCAGCCCAAGCCGCCAGCGGCCGGGGAGCGGGATTCGAGTGCGGGCGTCGTCGGCGGGCATCTGACGATGTACGACTGGACCGAAGACGATACGAGCGCGGACGGCGCGACCTTGGCCTCGGCGGCCCACGAATCACCCGATCACGGCGACGCCGGTGTCGGGCACCAGACGGCCGCGGTGCCGCCCGCGGAACACGCGCCCGGTGTCGCCGTCCCCGAGGTCGAGGCGGCTCCCCAGGGGCAGCCGCGGGGAGCGCAGGGCGCACCGATGATGGGCATGGTGCCGATGGGGATGGGCGGGCTCGGGCAGGCGGGCGCCGAACGGCAGCGGAAGGGGAACGCCCGGCCGCAGACCGATCCGAAGGAGCTCTTCGGGAAACCGGAACGGGTCGCCCCACCCGTCATCGGCAAGGACTGA
- the eccB gene encoding type VII secretion protein EccB: MPSTPTTKSQVQAYQFVLRRMQSALVRRDAVMLHDPMRTHTRATIVGVILAALGMIAFIVVGFFSASPAVPDGGNIVIGKESGAVYVVAGNPKTLVPTFNLASARLYLMAQQNKGGGAQASGSAVQPTVISDEQLKDIPRGRLTGIVDAPQLLPNKDQRISDDWAICDKTIIDPTLPPQTAAEKATTETTVFAGVPKLGTELGTNEALMVTGDNGANYLIYRLPYNPNRPNANAVRAQIDPNKPSVTAALGLPKKGRHISMGMLNAIPEVEMLTPPDIAGAGATSSFDLGGLQTGDVFETSRGNQPVFYAILKSGIQEVSQATAAMIRAERSPSSRGQMPQESPENVSRVPQVRAEDPGALKVENMPQSIPTVLDAGKGSPVSCLGWNIVNPGTANEDAHTAVYVSSDMPGPKDQNQVLNIRQQSPDGLKIDHFYMPPGRAAVVRSATSKASFTTGPISLISDRGLRYGVPDLPTATGLGLDNPRPAPDAIIRLLPTGASLNTTDVRRNYDSVPVDPRAGEFPTQQPQAQGGQPGN, encoded by the coding sequence ATGCCGTCAACACCGACAACCAAGTCTCAAGTCCAGGCTTATCAGTTCGTTCTGCGCCGCATGCAGTCCGCGCTGGTACGCAGGGACGCCGTGATGCTGCACGACCCGATGCGGACGCACACACGGGCGACGATCGTCGGCGTCATCCTGGCGGCGCTCGGCATGATCGCGTTCATCGTCGTCGGGTTCTTCAGCGCGTCCCCTGCGGTGCCGGACGGCGGCAACATCGTGATCGGCAAGGAATCCGGCGCGGTCTACGTCGTGGCCGGTAACCCCAAGACGCTCGTCCCTACCTTTAACCTCGCGTCCGCGCGGCTCTACCTGATGGCGCAACAGAACAAGGGTGGCGGCGCGCAGGCGAGCGGCAGTGCTGTGCAGCCGACCGTGATCTCCGACGAGCAGCTCAAGGACATCCCGCGCGGCCGGTTGACCGGGATCGTCGACGCGCCCCAGTTGCTGCCGAACAAGGACCAGCGGATCTCCGACGACTGGGCGATCTGCGACAAGACGATCATCGACCCCACGCTCCCGCCGCAGACCGCGGCCGAAAAGGCGACGACCGAGACCACCGTGTTCGCGGGTGTGCCGAAGCTGGGTACCGAGCTCGGCACGAACGAAGCGTTGATGGTCACGGGTGACAACGGGGCGAACTACCTCATCTACCGGCTGCCCTATAACCCGAACCGGCCGAACGCCAACGCGGTGCGCGCCCAGATCGATCCCAACAAGCCGTCGGTGACCGCCGCGCTCGGGCTGCCCAAGAAGGGCCGCCACATCTCGATGGGCATGCTCAACGCCATCCCCGAGGTGGAAATGCTGACCCCGCCGGACATCGCGGGCGCGGGTGCCACCAGCAGCTTCGACCTCGGCGGCCTTCAGACCGGCGACGTCTTCGAAACCTCGCGAGGAAACCAGCCCGTCTTCTACGCGATCCTGAAGAGCGGCATCCAGGAGGTGTCGCAGGCGACCGCCGCGATGATCCGGGCCGAGCGGAGCCCCAGCTCGCGAGGCCAAATGCCGCAGGAAAGCCCGGAAAACGTCAGCAGGGTCCCGCAGGTGCGTGCCGAGGACCCCGGCGCGCTCAAGGTCGAGAACATGCCGCAGAGCATCCCGACCGTGCTCGACGCGGGTAAGGGCAGCCCGGTGAGCTGCCTCGGCTGGAACATCGTGAACCCGGGCACCGCGAACGAAGACGCGCACACGGCTGTGTACGTCAGCTCCGACATGCCGGGGCCGAAGGACCAGAACCAGGTGCTCAACATCCGGCAGCAGAGCCCGGACGGCCTGAAGATCGACCACTTCTACATGCCGCCCGGTCGTGCCGCGGTGGTGCGTTCCGCGACGTCGAAGGCGTCTTTCACGACCGGCCCGATCAGCCTGATCTCGGACCGCGGCCTCCGGTACGGCGTGCCGGACCTCCCGACCGCGACCGGTCTCGGACTGGACAACCCGCGGCCCGCCCCGGATGCCATCATCCGGCTGCTGCCGACGGGGGCATCGCTCAACACGACCGATGTCCGGCGCAACTACGACTCCGTGCCGGTCGATCCGAGGGCCGGGGAGTTCCCGACGCAGCAGCCGCAGGCGCAGGGCGGGCAACCCGGGAACTAG
- the eccE gene encoding type VII secretion protein EccE has product MAPPSRRRNEGTKLGPLPVVNLVVLEVGLAIGLILLAINQSLLYVGIGVLVVALVIAILRWRGKWFTQWVGLTARYTFRTHERVANPAPPASLETIAAEEDSVTGPDDARVNLLRLVVPDLVVAHGIDHERQQVGLAWHEGTWTAVLLVEPAPGLITQAGGAPSLPLSALAPCLEDRGVVLDSIQMIWHCYPGSAALPSDSPALSSYMEVLGPLPAAARRTTWIAVRLDPRRCAEAIRERGGGVVGAHRALIGALSRVRNALESRGVPTRPLDPDELLRAGISAAELTAVAGSNSKVGLQEHWTSVTSAGIGHASYAITSWPKGKITNTLNALTSVRALSSTVAMSISPSEDEGQIGLRGVVRMSARNPRELEAADERLTGISSRVGVTLTPLRGLQIDGLAATLPMGGTA; this is encoded by the coding sequence ATCGCCCCGCCGTCGCGTCGCCGGAACGAGGGCACCAAACTCGGCCCGCTGCCGGTCGTCAACCTGGTCGTGCTCGAAGTCGGTCTCGCGATCGGCCTGATCCTGCTCGCGATCAACCAGTCGCTGCTGTACGTCGGGATCGGCGTGCTCGTGGTGGCGCTCGTGATCGCGATTCTGCGCTGGCGCGGGAAATGGTTCACCCAATGGGTTGGACTTACCGCGCGCTACACCTTCCGGACGCACGAGCGTGTGGCGAACCCCGCCCCGCCCGCGAGCCTCGAGACGATCGCGGCGGAGGAAGACTCCGTCACGGGTCCCGATGATGCGCGCGTCAATCTGCTGCGCCTGGTCGTGCCCGATCTCGTCGTCGCGCACGGGATCGACCACGAACGCCAGCAGGTCGGCCTCGCCTGGCACGAAGGCACCTGGACCGCCGTGCTCCTCGTCGAACCCGCACCCGGCCTGATCACCCAGGCGGGCGGGGCGCCGAGCCTGCCGCTTTCGGCTCTGGCGCCGTGTCTCGAGGATCGAGGCGTCGTCCTCGACTCCATCCAGATGATCTGGCACTGCTACCCCGGCAGCGCTGCGCTGCCGTCGGACTCGCCTGCGTTGAGTTCGTACATGGAGGTGCTGGGGCCCCTGCCCGCGGCCGCGCGCCGCACCACGTGGATCGCCGTGCGCCTCGATCCGCGTCGCTGCGCGGAAGCGATCCGGGAACGCGGTGGCGGCGTGGTCGGCGCGCACCGCGCGCTGATCGGCGCACTGTCCCGGGTGCGGAACGCCCTGGAATCCCGTGGTGTGCCCACCCGTCCGCTGGACCCGGACGAGTTGCTCCGCGCCGGGATCTCCGCCGCCGAGCTGACCGCGGTGGCCGGTTCCAACTCCAAGGTGGGGCTGCAGGAGCACTGGACGAGCGTAACTTCCGCGGGCATCGGCCACGCGAGTTACGCGATCACCAGCTGGCCGAAGGGCAAGATCACCAACACGCTCAACGCATTGACCAGTGTGCGGGCGCTCTCGTCGACCGTCGCGATGTCGATCTCGCCGTCTGAGGACGAAGGGCAGATCGGGCTGCGCGGTGTCGTCAGGATGAGCGCGCGCAACCCGCGTGAGCTCGAAGCGGCGGACGAGCGGTTGACCGGTATCTCCAGCCGCGTCGGGGTCACGCTGACCCCGCTGCGGGGGCTTCAGATCGACGGGCTTGCGGCGACGCTGCCGATGGGAGGGACGGCATGA
- a CDS encoding endonuclease domain-containing protein produces the protein MSDSSVTGTPELPEVFRGSWARRTGLLTAGELRGPKVRRLFQDAYARADVVVTHELRCRAAALIVPRQAVLTGRSAATVRGVDLAKPYDPVEFVVPEKYRFGPIDGIHVRRTAVGRRQSRHWQGIRIARPARIALDLVLRLSPRKRSWARRLRQGVPDLDAFLRAVHVPLRTLVAMFFCRRNRGIRLAREALQMVDLRAESRPESETRVILDLADYDPTPQHPVPVGRRHYRLDLALKRYKIGIEYDGIWHNAPEQQQRDRERRAAIIAEGWAVITLTRDHLAGDHRHILELVQQAIDARATTRA, from the coding sequence ATGTCTGATTCCAGCGTCACCGGCACCCCTGAGCTGCCGGAAGTGTTTCGAGGATCGTGGGCGCGACGTACCGGGCTGCTCACGGCCGGCGAGCTGCGCGGCCCCAAGGTACGGCGGCTGTTCCAGGATGCCTACGCCCGCGCGGACGTCGTCGTGACCCACGAGCTGAGATGTCGCGCCGCGGCGCTGATCGTGCCGCGGCAGGCGGTGCTCACTGGCCGGTCCGCCGCCACCGTGCGCGGCGTCGATCTGGCGAAACCGTACGATCCTGTCGAGTTCGTGGTTCCGGAGAAGTATCGATTCGGCCCGATCGACGGCATCCACGTCCGGCGGACCGCAGTAGGCCGTCGTCAGTCTCGGCACTGGCAGGGCATTCGCATCGCCAGACCCGCGCGCATCGCGCTCGACCTGGTGCTGCGGCTATCGCCGCGTAAACGCAGCTGGGCACGCCGCCTACGCCAGGGTGTGCCCGATCTTGACGCGTTCCTGCGCGCGGTGCACGTCCCGCTCCGCACCCTGGTGGCGATGTTCTTCTGCCGTCGCAACCGCGGTATCCGCTTGGCCCGAGAGGCACTTCAGATGGTGGATCTGCGCGCCGAATCCCGACCGGAGTCCGAGACCAGGGTGATCCTGGACCTTGCCGACTACGACCCGACACCCCAGCACCCAGTTCCCGTCGGGCGACGCCACTATCGACTCGACCTCGCGCTCAAGCGCTACAAGATCGGGATCGAATACGACGGGATCTGGCACAACGCGCCTGAACAGCAACAACGTGACCGGGAACGACGTGCCGCCATCATCGCCGAGGGCTGGGCGGTGATCACCCTCACGCGCGATCACCTCGCCGGGGATCATCGCCACATCCTCGAACTCGTCCAGCAAGCCATCGACGCGCGGGCGACGACGCGGGCCTAA
- the truA gene encoding tRNA pseudouridine(38-40) synthase TruA yields the protein MDVSYDGTDFSGWARQPGRRTVQGVVEDALAKQPPGAAVPKSVVVAGRTDAGVHATAQVLHVDVAPLAGKTSSMLAVDDQGIPDLTRMRHRWNRILPADVRVLGARVAPSGFDARFSATRRHYRYQVSDAPWGVDPLRRNDTLAWGLPLSVDVLNQASEDLLGLHDFAAFCKQREGGTTIRELQRLEWQRVDDHLIRAAVSADAFCHSMVRSLVGALLLAGDGRRGAAWPVEVLEKGVRESAVAPAHGLTLVGVDYPPDAELAARADQTRNVRSSF from the coding sequence CTGGACGTCAGCTACGACGGCACGGACTTCTCGGGCTGGGCGCGCCAACCGGGCCGCCGGACCGTGCAGGGCGTCGTGGAAGACGCGCTGGCGAAGCAGCCTCCCGGCGCCGCCGTCCCGAAATCCGTCGTCGTCGCCGGCCGCACCGATGCCGGCGTCCACGCCACCGCCCAAGTCCTCCACGTCGACGTCGCGCCTTTAGCGGGCAAAACGTCCTCGATGTTGGCGGTGGATGACCAGGGCATCCCTGACCTCACCAGGATGCGGCACCGCTGGAACCGCATTCTGCCCGCAGATGTTCGCGTTTTGGGCGCGCGCGTCGCCCCGAGCGGTTTCGACGCGCGTTTTTCCGCAACACGGCGGCATTATCGGTACCAGGTGTCCGATGCGCCGTGGGGAGTCGATCCGTTGCGGCGCAACGACACCCTGGCCTGGGGCCTTCCGCTGTCCGTCGACGTGTTGAACCAGGCCTCCGAGGACCTACTCGGCCTGCACGACTTCGCCGCTTTCTGCAAGCAGCGCGAGGGAGGCACGACCATCCGTGAATTGCAGCGTCTGGAATGGCAGCGAGTCGACGACCACCTGATCCGCGCCGCGGTTTCGGCGGACGCGTTCTGCCATTCGATGGTCCGGAGTCTGGTCGGTGCGTTGCTGCTCGCGGGGGACGGCAGGCGAGGCGCCGCATGGCCGGTGGAAGTACTGGAAAAGGGCGTGCGAGAAAGCGCCGTGGCCCCAGCTCACGGTCTCACCCTGGTGGGTGTGGATTATCCCCCCGATGCCGAACTGGCCGCGCGTGCCGATCAGACCCGGAACGTCCGCAGCTCCTTTTAG
- the rplQ gene encoding 50S ribosomal protein L17, sunset domain variant yields MPTPTKGPRLGGSAAHERMMLANLATSLFEHGKITTTEAKARRMRPLAEKIITKAKRGDLHNRRQIQRVIRDKAVVHKLIAEIGPFFVDRPGGYVRITKTLPRKGDNAPMAVIELVSEKTVTSEAEAARSTKFAKDEPKAAAPTATEATETAEAVEVEESASTEDAPFGEGSHAPLEDGSQPEGFPIKGNAGSKLYHTPDSPHYGQTVAEVWFATTEAAEAAGFSLPPSQQDAKDES; encoded by the coding sequence ATGCCCACCCCCACTAAGGGTCCCCGTCTCGGCGGGTCCGCCGCGCATGAGCGGATGATGCTGGCGAACCTCGCCACGTCGCTGTTCGAGCACGGCAAGATCACCACCACCGAGGCGAAGGCCCGGCGGATGCGTCCGCTGGCCGAGAAGATCATCACCAAGGCGAAGCGGGGCGACCTGCACAACCGCCGCCAGATCCAGCGGGTCATCCGCGACAAGGCGGTCGTGCACAAGCTGATCGCCGAGATCGGCCCGTTCTTCGTGGACCGTCCCGGCGGCTACGTCCGGATCACCAAGACGCTGCCGCGCAAGGGCGACAACGCCCCGATGGCGGTCATCGAACTGGTGTCGGAGAAGACCGTGACCTCCGAGGCGGAAGCCGCGCGGAGCACGAAGTTCGCGAAGGACGAGCCGAAGGCCGCTGCCCCGACGGCGACCGAGGCCACCGAGACCGCTGAGGCGGTCGAGGTCGAGGAGAGCGCTTCGACCGAGGACGCTCCGTTCGGCGAGGGCAGCCACGCCCCGCTGGAGGACGGTTCGCAGCCGGAAGGCTTCCCGATCAAGGGCAACGCTGGCTCGAAGCTGTACCACACGCCGGACAGCCCGCACTACGGCCAGACCGTGGCCGAGGTGTGGTTCGCGACGACCGAGGCAGCCGAGGCCGCTGGCTTCTCGCTTCCGCCGTCGCAGCAGGACGCCAAGGACGAGTCCTGA
- a CDS encoding DNA-directed RNA polymerase subunit alpha, with translation MLISQRPALAEETVNETRSRFTIEPLEPGFGYTLGNSLRRTLLSSIPGAAVTSIRIDGVLHEFTTVPGVKEDVTDIILNLKELVVSSEEDEPVTMYLRKQGPGEVTAADIVPPAGVTVHNPDLHIASLNGKGKLEIELVVERGRGYVPALQNKQAGAEIGRIPVDSIYSPVLKVTYKVEATRVEQRTDFDKLILDVETKPSITPRDAVASAGKTLVELFGLARELNVDAEGIEIGPSPQEADTIAAYAMPIEDLDLTVRSYNCLKREGIHTVGELVSRSEADLLDIRNFGAKSIDEVKLKLVGLGLALKDSPPGFDPTAAAASYDGEGWSEGVDSITDGISDNGHDDGQDYAETEQL, from the coding sequence GTGCTGATTTCGCAGCGACCGGCTCTCGCGGAAGAGACGGTCAACGAGACCCGCTCCCGGTTCACCATCGAGCCGCTGGAGCCCGGATTCGGGTACACGCTCGGCAACTCGCTCCGGCGCACGTTGCTGTCGTCGATCCCCGGCGCGGCCGTCACCAGCATCCGGATCGACGGGGTGCTGCACGAGTTCACCACCGTTCCCGGGGTGAAGGAAGACGTCACCGACATCATCCTGAACCTGAAGGAACTGGTCGTGTCCTCGGAAGAGGACGAGCCGGTCACCATGTACCTGCGCAAGCAGGGCCCTGGTGAGGTCACCGCGGCGGACATCGTCCCGCCCGCCGGTGTCACCGTGCACAACCCGGACCTCCACATCGCCTCGCTCAACGGCAAGGGCAAGCTGGAGATCGAGCTCGTCGTCGAGCGCGGTCGCGGCTACGTCCCGGCCCTGCAGAACAAGCAGGCCGGCGCCGAGATCGGCCGGATCCCGGTCGACTCGATCTACTCGCCGGTGCTGAAGGTGACCTACAAGGTCGAGGCCACTCGTGTCGAGCAGCGCACCGACTTCGACAAGCTGATCCTGGATGTCGAGACCAAGCCGTCGATCACGCCGCGGGACGCGGTCGCGTCCGCGGGCAAGACGCTGGTCGAGCTGTTCGGTCTCGCGCGCGAGCTGAACGTCGACGCGGAGGGCATCGAGATCGGCCCGTCGCCGCAGGAGGCGGACACCATCGCCGCCTACGCGATGCCGATCGAGGACCTGGACCTCACCGTCCGGTCCTACAACTGCCTCAAGCGCGAAGGCATCCACACGGTCGGCGAGCTGGTCTCGCGCAGCGAGGCCGACCTGCTCGACATCCGCAACTTCGGTGCGAAGTCGATCGACGAGGTCAAGCTCAAGCTCGTCGGCCTCGGCCTCGCGCTGAAGGACAGCCCGCCCGGGTTCGACCCGACCGCCGCGGCGGCCAGCTACGACGGTGAAGGCTGGTCCGAAGGCGTCGACAGCATCACGGACGGCATTTCGGACAACGGCCACGACGATGGCCAGGACTACGCAGAGACGGAGCAGCTGTAA